The following DNA comes from Naumovozyma castellii chromosome 4, complete genome.
CTGTACTTGGCACGGGACATCTTAATATCATCCAGATAATGAACCAATTCCATCTTTAAAAGTGCTGCATCTGCTGATGGATCAGCAAATTTGTCTAGTATAGCTTGAACTCCTTTCGGTGGGTTCCAATCGTTAAGAACAAATTTGGAGACGCTAGGATCTGAGATCTCCACCTGTTTAGCTAGATCCACTGAAAGTCTTTCTAAAAGATTCACATATTCTAGAGAATGACGATTAATACTTTCCGTGACATTTACATATTCTCTCAAATTAGCGGTTGGCTGcctcctcttcatcaattgagCATCTCTAGCTACCCTTTCCGTACTCTTAAGTTGTGATTCTCTTGTTTGGTACTTACTGTATCGTAAATCCACAGAATTAGAAACTAGACTCTTATACTGCGTTGAAAGTAGAGCCAAATTCTGCTCTATTTCTGCATCAGTAGCTGTTCCATTAGTTAAACTATTCAGCGTCTTCAAGACAGCTTGTAGATTTTCATGGTTCTCCTGTAAatgttgttcttcttcacacaaagattcaaaaaatgTTGCCCCAGTATCCAGATTAGACATGATGACCTATTAAATTAGTTTTCCGCGTATTTTTGTAGTACTCTTCTTGATAGTTTTATGCAGTAACTAATCAAGGtccattatttatttttcaactaCGAAAAATCgaagaatttcaaactGATGGAAAGAACCTTAAACACAAAGATTCTACGCGTATTGCAAACTACAAAGTGCATCACATattagaaaaaaaaaatggatgAAGAGTCTCAATTGAAGTTGATTCAAGATATAAGAAGGAATCTTCGGAGGGCATCCCAGGATCTATCTAAATGGAAACTTTATAAATCTGCGAAATGGGCCGCTGAGGCTCTTTGCGGGATGGGTCCACCTTCTACAGCCACTTTAGAACCTGTGGATGAATCACCGCTTCGAAATAGAGCATCAAAGGGGAAAAatatggaagaagaaagaaagaagaagtcGTTAAGTGAGGATGAGCATGATTTGTATTTGTTGGCGTCAAGTTTATTTGATTGCAAGGAGTTTGATAGGTGCACTTATTTCCTTAAGGATGTAACCAACCCCTGTTTAATGTTTCTGAAACTA
Coding sequences within:
- the THP2 gene encoding Thp2p (ancestral locus Anc_5.71), with the protein product MSNLDTGATFFESLCEEEQHLQENHENLQAVLKTLNSLTNGTATDAEIEQNLALLSTQYKSLVSNSVDLRYSKYQTRESQLKSTERVARDAQLMKRRQPTANLREYVNVTESINRHSLEYVNLLERLSVDLAKQVEISDPSVSKFVLNDWNPPKGVQAILDKFADPSADAALLKMELVHYLDDIKMSRAKYSLENKYSLQDKVVNLNTELNRWRKELDDIEMMMFGDGATSIKKMLANVESLRSKIMVEDSESAVQAAQNLHADEQDIEMK